Proteins encoded together in one Microcebus murinus isolate Inina chromosome 16, M.murinus_Inina_mat1.0, whole genome shotgun sequence window:
- the ADRA2C gene encoding alpha-2C adrenergic receptor has protein sequence MASPALAAALAAAAAAAGPNVSGAGEGGSGGGANASGATWGPPPGQYSAGAVAGLAAVVGFLIVFTVVGNVLVVIAVLTSRALRAPQNLFLVSLASADILVATLVMPFSLANELMAYWYFGQVWCGVYLALDVLFCTSSIVHLCAISLDRYWSVTQAVEYNLKRTPRRVKATIVAVWLISAVISFPPLVSLYRQPDGAAYPQCGLNDETWYILSSCIGSFFAPCLIMGLVYARIYRVAKLRTRTLSEKRAPAGPDGASPTTENGLGAATGAGENGHCAPPRADVEPDESSAAAERRRRRGALRRGGRRRAGAEGGAGGADGPGPGPAAGATEPGALAAARSPGPGGRLSRASSRSVEFFLSRRRRARSSVCRRKVAQAREKRFTFVLAVVMGVFVLCWFPFFFSYSLYGICREACQVPGPLFKFFFWIGYCNSSLNPVIYTVFNQDFRRSFKHILFRRRRRGFRQ, from the coding sequence ATGGCGTCCCCGGCGCTGGCGGCGGCGctggcggcggctgcggcggcggcgggccccaATGTGAGCGGCGCCGGCGAGGGGGGCAGCGGCGGGGGCGCCAACGCCTCAGGGGCTACCTGGGGGCCGCCGCCCGGCCAGTACTCGGCGGGCGCCGTGGCGGGGCTGGCGGCCGTGGTGGGCTTCCTCATCGTCTTCACCGTGGTGGGCAACGTGCTGGTGGTGATTGCCGTGCTGACTAGCCGGGCGCTGCGCGCGCCACAGAACCTCTTCTTGGTGTCGCTGGCCTCGGCTGACATCCTGGTGGCCACACTGGTCATGCCCTTCTCGCTGGCCAACGAGCTCATGGCCTACTGGTACTTTGGGCAGGTGTGGTGCGGTGTGTACCTGGCGCTCGATGTGCTCTTCTGCACCTCGTCCATCGTGCACCTGTGCGCCATCAGCCTGGACCGCTACTGGTCTGTGACGCAGGCCGTCGAGTACAACCTGAAGCGCACGCCGCGCCGCGTCAAGGCCACCATCGTGGCAGTGTGGCTCATCTCGGCGGTCATCTCCTTCCCGCCGCTCGTCTCGCTCTACCGCCAGCCCGACGGCGCCGCCTATCCGCAGTGCGGCCTCAACGACGAGACCTGGTACATCCTGTCCTCCTGCATCGGCTCCTTCTTCGCGCCCTGCCTCATCATGGGCCTGGTCTACGCGCGCATCTACCGTGTGGCCAAGCTGCGCACGCGCACGCTCAGCGAGAAGCGCGCTCCCGCGGGCCCCGACGGCGCGTCTCCGACCACGGAGAACGGGCTGGGCGCGGCGACGGGCGCGGGCGAGAACGGGCACTGCGCGCCCCCGCGCGCCGACGTGGAGCCGGACGAAAGCAGCGCGGCGGCCGAGAGGCGGCGGCGCCGGGGCGCGctgcggcggggcgggcggcggcgcgcggGCGCCGaggggggcgcgggcggcgccGACGGGCCGGGACCGGGGCCAGCGGCAGGGGCAACCGAGCCGGGGGCGCTGGCGGCCGCCAGGTCCCCGGGGCCGGGTGGGCGCCTGTCGCGCGCCAGCTCGCGCTCCGTCGAGTTCTTCCTGTCGCGCCGGCGCCGGGCGCGCAGCAGCGTGTGCCGCCGCAAGGTGGCCCAGGCGCGCGAGAAGCGCTTCACCTTCGTGCTGGCCGTGGTCATGGGTGTGTTCGTGCTCTGCTGGTTCCCCTTCTTCTTCAGCTACAGCCTGTACGGCATCTGCCGCGAGGCCTGCCAGGTGCCTGGCCCGCTCTTCAAGTTCTTCTTCTGGATCGGCTACTGCAACAGTTCGCTCAACCCGGTCATCTACACCGTCTTCAACCAGGACTTCCGGCGCTCCTTCAAGCACATCCTCTTCCGACGGAGGAGAAGGGGCTTTAGGCAGTGA